A genomic region of Tsukamurella pulmonis contains the following coding sequences:
- a CDS encoding endonuclease domain-containing protein, with translation MRRTRDALLAATEHGVRTDSVSVIRGVRRDGSAPVSPRDVRDALAVAYPQLVFTGWTAAALHGAQFTDGHPPEIWLPQQRTRSGIVIRCGALAPEDVEIVLRRRATSGVLTAVDIARRTAGDEAIAGFDQCLRPDRYGRSVTTAGAVLAYLDARPGLHAGRRVRQVLAASSDAADSHWETYSRLVVHRAGFAFFRPQVRIPGTRYRVDLGSERYRIAIEYDGDHHRSVAQQRRDVARWNAITGRGWAIIRVTAWNLAHDRATFVARLETELRARGWSGPPPVVPRLALPPSSAVSVGESQVAITETAGNARPA, from the coding sequence ATGCGCCGGACCCGCGACGCCCTCCTCGCCGCGACCGAGCACGGCGTCCGCACCGACTCCGTCTCGGTGATCCGGGGCGTGCGGCGGGACGGATCCGCGCCCGTCAGCCCGCGGGACGTCCGCGACGCGCTGGCCGTCGCCTACCCGCAGCTCGTCTTCACCGGGTGGACGGCCGCCGCCCTCCACGGCGCCCAGTTCACCGACGGGCATCCGCCCGAGATCTGGTTGCCGCAGCAGCGCACGCGCAGCGGCATCGTCATCCGTTGCGGCGCGCTGGCACCGGAGGACGTCGAGATCGTCCTGCGGCGACGCGCCACCTCGGGAGTGCTCACGGCCGTGGACATCGCGCGCCGCACGGCCGGCGACGAGGCGATCGCGGGCTTCGACCAGTGCCTGCGGCCCGACCGTTACGGCAGGTCCGTGACCACGGCGGGCGCAGTGCTCGCGTACCTCGACGCGCGCCCGGGTCTGCACGCCGGTCGTCGGGTACGGCAGGTGCTGGCCGCATCGAGCGATGCGGCCGACTCGCACTGGGAGACCTACAGCCGGCTGGTCGTGCACCGCGCCGGGTTCGCGTTCTTCCGGCCACAGGTCCGGATACCCGGCACGCGCTACCGCGTGGACCTCGGCTCGGAGCGGTACCGGATCGCGATCGAATACGACGGCGACCATCACCGTTCCGTCGCGCAGCAGCGCCGGGACGTCGCCCGGTGGAACGCGATCACGGGCCGCGGGTGGGCCATCATCCGCGTGACCGCGTGGAACCTGGCCCACGATCGGGCGACCTTCGTCGCGCGCCTGGAGACCGAACTCCGAGCGCGCGGCTGGTCGGGCCCGCCACCGGTGGTCCCCCGGCTGGCGTTGCCCCCGAGTTCTGCGGTTTCCGTGGGCGAATCACAGGTCGCGATCACGGAAACCGCAGGGAACGCGCGGCCCGCGTAG
- a CDS encoding phosphoribosylaminoimidazolesuccinocarboxamide synthase, which translates to MRPELSEYTPIYSGKVRELYEVDEQHLLLVASDRTSAYDYILDTPIPDKGRVLTAMSVFFFDALGVPNHLAGPVDDPRIPESVLGRALITRRLDMVPVECVARGYLTGSGLKEYRANGQVCGVPLPEGLVDGSRIDPPIFTPATKAAVGDHDENVSFERVVEEVGLELATRLRELTLAVYSSGADIARERGITLADTKFEFGRTPDGELLLADEVLTPDSSRYWDGALYEPGVALPSFDKQIVRDWLTKESGWSTDAGTPPPPLPADVVERTRARYIEAYERISGLSFADWPGGAQ; encoded by the coding sequence GTGCGTCCTGAACTGAGCGAATACACGCCGATCTACTCGGGCAAGGTCCGCGAGCTGTACGAGGTGGACGAGCAGCACCTGCTGCTCGTCGCGAGTGACCGGACCAGCGCCTACGACTACATCCTGGACACGCCGATCCCCGACAAGGGGCGCGTGCTCACCGCGATGTCGGTGTTCTTCTTCGACGCGCTCGGCGTGCCGAACCACCTGGCCGGCCCGGTCGACGATCCGCGCATCCCGGAATCGGTGCTCGGCCGCGCGCTCATCACCCGCCGGCTCGACATGGTGCCCGTGGAGTGCGTGGCCCGCGGCTACCTCACCGGCTCCGGCCTCAAGGAGTACCGCGCGAACGGCCAGGTGTGCGGCGTGCCGCTGCCCGAGGGCCTCGTCGACGGCAGCCGGATCGACCCGCCGATCTTCACCCCCGCCACCAAGGCGGCCGTCGGCGATCACGACGAGAACGTCTCGTTCGAGCGGGTCGTCGAGGAGGTCGGCCTCGAGCTGGCGACGCGACTGCGCGAGCTGACCCTGGCGGTCTACTCGAGTGGCGCGGACATCGCCCGTGAGCGCGGGATCACCCTCGCGGACACCAAGTTCGAGTTCGGCCGCACCCCCGACGGGGAGCTCCTGCTCGCCGACGAGGTGCTCACGCCCGACTCCTCGCGCTACTGGGACGGCGCGCTCTACGAGCCCGGGGTCGCCCTGCCGAGCTTCGACAAGCAGATCGTGCGCGACTGGCTCACCAAGGAATCCGGCTGGTCGACGGATGCGGGCACCCCGCCGCCGCCCCTACCGGCGGATGTCGTCGAGCGCACGCGCGCCCGCTACATCGAGGCCTACGAGCGCATCTCGGGCCTGAGCTTCGCCGACTGGCCGGGCGGCGCGCAGTGA
- a CDS encoding S9 family peptidase — protein MTGPGQPVAKKVPAPRTFHGDTVVDDYAWLADTSNEEVLDYLRAHNAFTEAATASQEPLREKIFGEIKAHTQETDMSVPQRRRGHWYYARTVEGKQYGIHCRAPIAGPDDWTPPVLSEEPLPGEQVLLDLNVEAEGHEYIAVGAASVSPDGALLAFSLDTSGDERFTLRVRDIETGELLPDTVEGVFYGATWALDGRHLFYTTVDDAWRADSIWRHEIGSAAEDVRVFHETDQRFGVGIGLTRSEKYLMIAASSTLSSETHVLDAADPTGEFRVLRPREEDVEYSVEHAVLGGEDRFLFLHNRTGINFELASAPVGAPGEWTVLVPHRDDVRLEYVDAYARRLALGYRRGGLPRLALAEATAAPEFTEWDPGEELVNLGPAANPEWDAPRLRLAYESFVTPGTVLELDPVTGEQTVLKRANVPGYDAALYTAERVWVSARDGARVPVSVVRRKDVGDGPAPTLLYGYGSYEATLDPWFSVARLSLMDRGVVFAVAHVRGGGEMGRAWYDHGKQLEKRNTFTDFVDVAQHLVDAGRAVPQRLVAMGGSAGGLLVGAVANLAPELFSGIAADVPFVDPLTSILDPSLPLTVGEWDEWGNPLESAEVYRYMRDYSPYENVAAKPYPAILATTSLNDTRVLPTEPAKWVAKLLDHTTSGEQILLKTEMVAGHAGVSGRYAKWRETAFEYAWVLDRLGVAQ, from the coding sequence GTGACCGGCCCCGGGCAGCCTGTCGCGAAGAAGGTCCCGGCGCCCCGGACGTTCCACGGCGACACCGTCGTCGACGACTACGCCTGGCTCGCCGACACCTCGAACGAGGAGGTGCTCGACTACCTGCGGGCCCACAACGCCTTCACCGAGGCCGCAACCGCGAGCCAGGAGCCGCTGCGCGAGAAGATCTTCGGTGAGATCAAGGCGCACACGCAGGAGACCGACATGTCGGTCCCGCAGCGTCGGCGCGGCCACTGGTACTACGCGCGCACCGTCGAGGGCAAGCAGTACGGGATCCATTGCCGTGCACCGATCGCGGGCCCCGATGACTGGACCCCGCCGGTCCTGTCCGAGGAGCCGCTGCCGGGCGAGCAGGTCCTGCTCGACCTCAACGTCGAGGCGGAGGGGCACGAGTACATCGCGGTCGGCGCCGCGTCCGTCTCGCCCGACGGTGCCCTCCTCGCGTTCTCGCTCGACACCTCCGGCGACGAGCGGTTCACCCTGCGGGTGCGCGACATCGAGACCGGTGAGCTGCTGCCCGACACCGTCGAGGGCGTCTTCTACGGCGCGACGTGGGCGCTCGACGGGCGGCACCTGTTCTACACCACCGTCGACGACGCCTGGCGCGCCGACAGTATCTGGCGGCACGAGATCGGTTCGGCCGCCGAGGACGTGCGCGTCTTCCACGAGACCGACCAGCGGTTCGGCGTGGGCATCGGGCTCACCCGCAGCGAGAAGTACCTCATGATCGCCGCATCGTCGACGCTCAGCTCCGAGACCCATGTGCTCGACGCCGCCGACCCGACGGGGGAGTTCCGCGTGCTGCGGCCGCGCGAGGAGGACGTCGAGTACTCGGTCGAGCACGCGGTGCTCGGCGGCGAGGACCGGTTCCTGTTCCTGCACAACCGCACCGGCATCAACTTCGAGCTGGCCTCGGCCCCCGTCGGCGCGCCGGGGGAGTGGACGGTGCTCGTCCCGCACCGCGACGACGTGCGCCTGGAGTACGTGGACGCCTACGCCCGACGGCTCGCCCTCGGGTACCGACGGGGCGGCCTGCCGCGCCTCGCGCTCGCGGAGGCCACGGCCGCACCGGAGTTCACCGAGTGGGACCCGGGTGAGGAGCTGGTCAACCTCGGCCCCGCCGCGAACCCCGAGTGGGACGCGCCGCGGCTGCGCCTGGCCTACGAGTCCTTCGTGACCCCGGGCACCGTGCTCGAGCTCGACCCCGTCACGGGGGAGCAGACCGTGCTCAAGCGTGCGAACGTCCCCGGCTACGACGCCGCGCTCTACACCGCGGAACGGGTCTGGGTGAGCGCCCGCGACGGCGCACGGGTACCGGTATCGGTGGTGCGGCGCAAGGACGTCGGCGACGGGCCCGCGCCCACGCTGCTCTACGGGTACGGCTCCTACGAGGCCACGCTGGACCCGTGGTTCTCCGTCGCCCGGCTCTCGCTCATGGACCGCGGCGTGGTCTTCGCCGTGGCGCACGTGCGCGGCGGCGGCGAGATGGGCCGCGCCTGGTACGACCACGGCAAGCAACTGGAGAAGCGCAACACCTTCACCGACTTCGTCGACGTCGCACAGCATCTCGTCGATGCGGGACGCGCGGTGCCGCAGCGCCTGGTCGCCATGGGCGGCAGCGCCGGAGGCCTGCTCGTGGGCGCCGTGGCGAACCTGGCGCCGGAACTGTTCTCCGGCATCGCCGCCGACGTGCCCTTCGTGGACCCGCTCACCTCCATCCTCGACCCGAGCCTGCCGCTCACCGTGGGCGAGTGGGACGAGTGGGGCAACCCGCTCGAGAGCGCCGAGGTGTACCGGTACATGCGCGACTACTCGCCGTACGAGAACGTGGCCGCGAAGCCCTACCCCGCGATCCTCGCGACCACCTCGCTCAACGACACACGCGTGCTCCCGACCGAGCCCGCGAAGTGGGTGGCCAAGCTCCTCGACCACACCACCTCGGGCGAGCAGATCCTGCTCAAGACCGAGATGGTCGCGGGCCACGCGGGCGTCAGCGGTCGGTACGCGAAGTGGCGCGAGACCGCCTTCGAGTACGCCTGGGTCCTCGACAGGCTCGGGGTCGCCCAGTAG
- a CDS encoding DHA2 family efflux MFS transporter permease subunit → MSTENTLDKSEIPHAGEGLDKRVLMVAGVVVLGSIMAILDMTIVAVAQNTFQSQWGASPATVAWTMTGYTLALAAVIPVTGWAADRFGTKRLYMTATLLFVLGSALCAVANSIEMLILFRVLQGLGGGMLMPLGMMILTRAAGPERIGRVMAVLGIPMLLGPIGGPILGGWLIESFSWHWIFLINVPIGAIAIVYAWFVLDKDEPVKGQKFDLVGFLLLSPGLALFLFGISSIPEAQSDSSMYTGRVIPATIVGLVLIIGFVFWALRAKLPLLDLRLFKNRNMTVAMITFAMFAMAFFGSSILYAQYFIGIRGESTLMAGLLLAPQGLGAMLTMPIAGVLTDKMGPGKFVMTGLALITGGMIAFTQVSADTPYWILLGSLLIQGLGMGMTMMPTMSAAIRTLAPESISRGSTLTNIVQQIAASMGTAIFSVLFTNWLTNAGSPMQTPQGEVNTGALAFRLNSSPDARDKGIAMFQGESGFSKFLHENLPFAAEAFGNTYFVAAILVALCIIPAFFLPRTHQADTEAAERQMVMPH, encoded by the coding sequence ATGAGTACCGAGAACACGCTCGACAAGAGCGAGATCCCGCACGCGGGTGAGGGGCTCGACAAGCGAGTCCTGATGGTGGCCGGCGTGGTCGTCCTCGGGTCGATCATGGCCATCCTGGACATGACGATCGTCGCGGTCGCGCAGAACACCTTCCAGTCGCAGTGGGGCGCCTCGCCCGCCACCGTCGCCTGGACGATGACCGGTTACACCCTGGCGCTGGCCGCCGTGATCCCCGTGACCGGCTGGGCCGCTGACCGGTTCGGCACCAAGCGGCTCTACATGACCGCCACCTTGCTGTTCGTCCTCGGCTCGGCGCTGTGCGCCGTCGCGAATTCGATCGAGATGCTGATCCTGTTCCGCGTGCTGCAGGGCCTCGGCGGCGGCATGCTCATGCCGCTGGGCATGATGATCCTGACCCGGGCCGCCGGCCCGGAGCGCATCGGCCGCGTCATGGCCGTGCTCGGCATCCCGATGCTGCTCGGCCCCATCGGCGGGCCGATCCTCGGCGGCTGGCTGATCGAGTCCTTCTCGTGGCACTGGATCTTCCTGATCAACGTGCCGATCGGCGCGATCGCGATCGTCTACGCCTGGTTCGTGCTCGACAAGGACGAGCCCGTCAAGGGCCAGAAGTTCGACCTCGTCGGCTTCCTGCTGCTCTCGCCCGGCCTCGCACTGTTCCTGTTCGGCATCTCCTCGATCCCCGAGGCGCAGTCGGATTCGTCGATGTACACCGGGCGGGTCATCCCCGCCACGATCGTCGGCCTCGTGCTGATCATCGGCTTCGTCTTCTGGGCGCTGCGCGCCAAGCTGCCGCTGCTCGACCTGCGGCTGTTCAAGAACCGGAACATGACCGTCGCCATGATCACCTTCGCGATGTTCGCCATGGCCTTCTTCGGCAGCTCGATCCTGTACGCGCAGTACTTCATCGGCATCCGCGGCGAGTCGACCCTCATGGCCGGCCTACTGCTGGCCCCGCAGGGCCTCGGCGCCATGCTGACCATGCCGATCGCCGGTGTGCTCACCGACAAGATGGGCCCGGGCAAGTTCGTCATGACCGGCCTCGCGCTGATCACCGGCGGCATGATCGCCTTCACGCAGGTCTCCGCGGACACCCCGTACTGGATCCTGCTGGGCTCGCTGCTGATCCAGGGCCTCGGTATGGGTATGACGATGATGCCGACCATGTCGGCCGCCATCCGCACCCTGGCTCCGGAGTCCATCTCCCGCGGTTCCACGCTGACGAACATCGTCCAGCAGATCGCCGCCTCGATGGGCACCGCGATCTTCTCGGTGCTGTTCACCAACTGGCTGACCAACGCGGGCTCGCCGATGCAGACCCCGCAGGGCGAGGTGAACACCGGCGCGCTGGCCTTCCGGCTGAACTCGAGCCCGGATGCCCGAGATAAGGGCATCGCGATGTTCCAGGGCGAGAGCGGCTTCTCGAAGTTCCTGCACGAGAACCTACCGTTCGCGGCGGAGGCCTTCGGCAACACGTACTTCGTGGCCGCGATCCTGGTGGCGCTGTGCATCATCCCGGCGTTCTTCCTGCCGCGGACGCACCAGGCGGACACCGAGGCCGCCGAGCGGCAGATGGTCATGCCGCACTGA
- a CDS encoding MarR family winged helix-turn-helix transcriptional regulator, with the protein MQATSRDVTPEALTEVFGEFMGRLMCNVTQESLGTMLSSDITAHQFHILLQLTAADAPLPINRLADDLGLSVAATGRNVEKLVQLEMVDRREDAADRRIKNLTITDLGRKTVASAVSDKHREVLGFAERLPLELRTRLHDVMVEILDEGLIPPNPFFTAMKENA; encoded by the coding sequence GTGCAAGCAACTTCCAGGGACGTGACGCCCGAGGCCCTCACCGAGGTCTTCGGGGAGTTCATGGGCCGTCTCATGTGCAATGTCACCCAGGAGAGCCTGGGCACGATGCTGTCGTCGGACATCACCGCGCACCAGTTCCACATCCTGCTGCAGCTCACCGCTGCCGATGCCCCGCTCCCGATCAACCGGCTCGCCGATGATCTGGGACTGTCCGTCGCCGCCACGGGACGGAACGTGGAGAAGCTTGTCCAGCTCGAGATGGTGGATCGACGTGAGGACGCAGCGGACCGCCGGATCAAGAACCTGACCATCACCGACCTCGGACGAAAAACAGTTGCGTCCGCGGTCAGCGACAAGCACCGTGAGGTGCTCGGTTTCGCGGAACGACTCCCGCTGGAGCTGCGCACGCGGCTGCACGACGTGATGGTCGAGATCCTCGACGAGGGCCTGATCCCTCCGAACCCCTTCTTCACCGCAATGAAAGAGAACGCATGA
- a CDS encoding glutathione peroxidase: MTALDSIALTTLDGAATSLADYAGRAVLVVNVASKCGLTPQYAGLEALATRYADRGLTVLGVPCNQFAGQEPGTAEEIATFCSTSYGVTFPLLEKTDVNGEGRNPLYAELTKTADAEGEAGDIQWNFEKFLIAPDHVAVQRFRPRTEPESDAVVGAIEAVLPA, encoded by the coding sequence ATGACCGCTCTGGACTCCATCGCCCTGACCACGCTCGACGGCGCCGCCACCTCGCTCGCCGATTACGCCGGACGGGCCGTGCTCGTCGTCAATGTCGCCAGCAAGTGCGGCCTGACGCCGCAGTACGCGGGACTCGAGGCCCTCGCCACCCGCTACGCCGACCGCGGCCTGACGGTGCTCGGCGTGCCCTGCAACCAGTTCGCGGGACAGGAGCCCGGTACGGCGGAGGAGATCGCCACCTTCTGCTCGACCAGCTACGGCGTCACCTTCCCGCTGCTGGAGAAGACCGACGTCAACGGCGAGGGCCGGAACCCGCTCTACGCCGAGCTGACGAAGACCGCCGACGCCGAGGGCGAGGCCGGCGACATCCAGTGGAACTTCGAGAAGTTCCTCATCGCGCCGGACCACGTCGCGGTGCAGCGGTTCCGCCCGCGCACCGAGCCCGAGTCCGACGCGGTGGTCGGCGCGATCGAGGCCGTCCTGCCCGCCTGA
- a CDS encoding DUF2334 domain-containing protein: MSSPLYVSVSALSDATRAHAERFAAQMDERGVPVSLLVAPRLKGKYRLVDDPSTQSFLRERRAGGDAIVLNGYDQAATKRRRAEFSTLGAHEAKLRLAAADRVLETVGLRTRVFAAPRWNASTGAVLALPEAGFRLNLGYTAITDLVTGAEDKARVLGIGDGFLSEPWWCRALLAQANRIARRGGVLRLAVDARRLESSTVSRTMLDAVDLALHHGAVPAVYEHRARLLVAA; the protein is encoded by the coding sequence ATGAGCTCGCCGCTGTACGTCTCGGTCTCCGCCCTCTCCGACGCCACGCGCGCGCACGCCGAGCGGTTCGCGGCGCAGATGGACGAGCGCGGCGTCCCCGTCTCGCTGCTCGTGGCGCCCCGTCTCAAGGGCAAGTACCGGCTGGTCGACGACCCGTCGACTCAGTCCTTCCTGCGCGAGCGGCGCGCGGGCGGCGACGCGATCGTGCTCAACGGCTACGACCAGGCCGCCACCAAGCGCCGCCGCGCGGAGTTCTCCACGCTCGGCGCCCACGAGGCCAAGCTGCGCCTCGCCGCCGCCGACCGGGTGCTCGAGACCGTCGGCCTGCGCACCCGCGTCTTCGCCGCGCCGCGCTGGAACGCCTCCACCGGGGCGGTGCTCGCGCTGCCCGAGGCCGGCTTCCGGCTCAACCTGGGCTACACCGCGATCACCGACCTGGTGACCGGCGCGGAGGACAAGGCCCGCGTGCTCGGCATCGGCGACGGCTTCCTCAGCGAACCCTGGTGGTGCCGCGCCCTGCTCGCCCAGGCCAACCGCATCGCCCGACGGGGCGGGGTCCTGCGGCTCGCGGTCGACGCCCGGCGGCTCGAGTCCTCGACGGTCTCGCGCACCATGCTCGACGCGGTCGACCTCGCGCTGCACCACGGTGCCGTCCCCGCGGTCTACGAGCACCGCGCGCGCCTACTCGTCGCGGCCTGA
- a CDS encoding MBL fold metallo-hydrolase — protein sequence MRLTHYRHSCVLVEMSETRVLFDPGTFSAGFEGLTDLDAIVITHQHPDHIDPDRIDALVEANPGAQLFADPTTAGRRGDRWIAALPGHDYGIGNLIARAVGGVHAVIHPDIPTIDNTSFLLGDEARPARFYHPGDALHVPEDVRVEVLGLPVNAPWCRISETIDFFRAVRPTAAVPIHDALLTAEGAGVYLGRLEELRPDGAEFVRWGAQDAREF from the coding sequence ATGCGACTCACCCACTACCGCCATTCCTGCGTCCTCGTGGAGATGTCCGAGACCCGGGTCCTCTTCGATCCCGGCACCTTCTCCGCGGGCTTCGAGGGCCTCACCGACCTCGATGCGATCGTGATCACCCACCAGCACCCGGACCACATCGATCCCGACCGCATCGATGCGCTGGTCGAGGCCAATCCCGGCGCCCAGCTGTTCGCCGATCCGACCACCGCCGGCCGCCGCGGCGACCGCTGGATCGCGGCGCTCCCGGGCCACGACTACGGCATCGGCAACCTCATCGCGCGGGCGGTCGGCGGCGTGCACGCCGTCATCCACCCGGACATCCCGACCATCGACAACACCTCCTTCCTGCTCGGCGACGAGGCGCGGCCCGCGCGCTTCTACCACCCCGGCGACGCCCTGCACGTGCCCGAGGACGTCCGGGTCGAGGTGCTCGGCCTGCCCGTGAACGCCCCGTGGTGCCGGATCAGCGAGACCATCGACTTCTTCCGGGCGGTGCGGCCCACCGCGGCCGTCCCGATCCACGACGCACTGCTGACCGCCGAGGGCGCGGGGGTCTACCTCGGGCGGCTCGAGGAGCTCCGTCCCGACGGTGCCGAGTTCGTGCGCTGGGGCGCGCAGGACGCGCGCGAATTCTGA
- the purS gene encoding phosphoribosylformylglycinamidine synthase subunit PurS, with protein sequence MARIVVDVMPKAEILDPQGKAIVGALDRLGFDGVADVRQGKRFEIEVDGDLSDEQLEKIAADVLANTVIEEFTITRVQA encoded by the coding sequence GTGGCACGGATTGTGGTGGACGTGATGCCGAAGGCCGAGATCCTGGACCCGCAGGGGAAGGCGATCGTGGGCGCGCTCGACCGCCTGGGCTTCGACGGTGTCGCGGATGTGCGGCAGGGCAAGCGGTTCGAGATCGAGGTCGACGGCGACCTCAGCGACGAGCAGCTCGAGAAGATCGCGGCCGACGTGCTCGCGAACACCGTCATCGAGGAGTTCACCATCACGCGGGTTCAGGCATGA
- the purQ gene encoding phosphoribosylformylglycinamidine synthase subunit PurQ — MSGATRVGVITFPGTLDDVDAARAVERAGGEAVSLWHKDHDLQGVDAVVVPGGFSYGDYLRAGAIASLAPVMTEVVAAANKGMPVLGICNGFQILCEAGLLPGALVRNEGLHFICRDEWLRVEATNTAWTSRYEPGAEILVPLKSGEGRYVADEHTLDELEGEGRVAFRYAAGNPNGAMRGIAGIASANGRVVGLMPHPEHATEALTGPSDDGLGIFYSALDAVLSA; from the coding sequence ATGAGCGGCGCGACGAGGGTCGGCGTCATCACCTTCCCCGGCACGCTCGACGACGTCGATGCGGCGCGCGCCGTGGAGCGCGCGGGCGGCGAGGCCGTCTCGCTCTGGCACAAGGACCACGACCTGCAGGGCGTCGACGCGGTCGTCGTGCCCGGCGGCTTCTCCTACGGCGACTACCTGCGCGCCGGCGCCATCGCCTCCCTCGCGCCCGTGATGACCGAGGTCGTCGCCGCCGCGAACAAGGGCATGCCGGTCCTGGGGATCTGCAACGGCTTCCAGATCCTGTGCGAGGCCGGCCTGCTCCCCGGTGCGCTGGTGCGCAACGAGGGCCTGCACTTCATCTGCCGCGACGAGTGGCTGCGCGTCGAGGCCACGAACACCGCGTGGACCTCCCGCTACGAGCCGGGTGCCGAGATCCTGGTGCCGCTCAAGTCGGGCGAGGGCCGCTACGTCGCCGACGAGCACACCCTCGACGAGCTCGAGGGCGAGGGCCGCGTGGCCTTCCGCTACGCCGCCGGCAACCCGAACGGCGCCATGCGCGGCATCGCCGGCATCGCCTCCGCGAACGGCCGCGTCGTCGGCCTCATGCCGCACCCGGAGCACGCCACCGAGGCCCTCACCGGCCCGTCGGACGACGGCCTGGGCATCTTCTACTCCGCGCTGGACGCGGTGCTCTCGGCCTGA
- a CDS encoding M18 family aminopeptidase, whose translation MTTTGATAEGLCAFVDASPSPFHVVETTAARLRAAGYTALAEGDRWPAAGKHYVVRGGSIVAFDTSGFGTDGAFRIVGGHTDSPNLRVKQHPDLESAGLALVGLEPYGGAWLNSWLDRDLGISGRLSVRGADGAETVTVRIDEPVLRVPQLAIHLSENRKGVELDPQRHVNAIRGVGAKGPFVDLVAAAAGVDPARVLGWELMTHDLAPSRVVGADGDLLSAPRLDNEGTCYAGVEALVAAPAVDGITPVLALFDHEEVGSGSDRGAASDLLLTVLERIVLAAGGDREDFLRVMSRSVCASGDMAHATHPNYPDRHEPAHRIAVNGGPVLKVNQNLRYASDAVGEAVFALAAEQAGVPLQRYVHRADLPCGSTIGPITAARTGLSTVDVGAPQLAMHSARELMGSADVGLYAAALAAFLAPA comes from the coding sequence ATGACCACGACCGGGGCCACCGCCGAGGGGCTGTGCGCGTTCGTCGACGCCTCGCCCTCGCCCTTCCACGTGGTGGAGACGACGGCGGCGCGCCTGCGCGCCGCCGGGTACACCGCGCTGGCCGAGGGTGACCGCTGGCCCGCCGCCGGCAAGCACTACGTGGTGCGGGGCGGTTCGATCGTCGCCTTCGACACCAGCGGCTTCGGCACGGACGGCGCCTTCCGGATCGTCGGCGGCCACACCGACAGCCCCAACCTGCGGGTCAAGCAGCACCCCGACCTCGAATCCGCCGGGCTCGCCCTCGTCGGCCTCGAGCCCTACGGCGGCGCCTGGCTCAATTCCTGGCTCGACCGGGACCTCGGGATCTCCGGCCGACTCTCGGTCCGCGGCGCCGACGGTGCCGAGACCGTCACCGTCCGCATCGACGAGCCGGTGCTCCGGGTGCCGCAGCTCGCCATCCACCTCTCCGAGAACCGCAAGGGCGTCGAGCTCGATCCGCAGCGGCACGTCAACGCCATCCGCGGCGTGGGCGCCAAGGGGCCCTTCGTGGACCTCGTCGCGGCCGCCGCCGGCGTCGATCCGGCGCGCGTCCTCGGCTGGGAGCTGATGACGCACGACCTCGCGCCGAGCCGGGTGGTCGGCGCCGACGGCGACCTGCTCTCCGCGCCCCGGCTCGACAACGAGGGCACCTGCTACGCCGGCGTCGAGGCGCTCGTCGCCGCCCCCGCCGTCGACGGGATCACCCCGGTGCTCGCGCTGTTCGATCACGAAGAGGTCGGCTCGGGTTCGGACCGCGGCGCCGCCTCCGACCTGCTGCTGACGGTGCTCGAGCGGATCGTGCTCGCCGCCGGCGGCGACCGCGAGGATTTCCTGCGCGTGATGAGCCGCTCGGTGTGCGCCTCGGGCGACATGGCGCACGCGACGCACCCGAACTACCCGGACCGGCACGAGCCGGCGCATCGCATCGCGGTCAACGGCGGACCGGTGCTCAAGGTGAACCAGAACCTGCGCTACGCCTCCGACGCCGTGGGCGAGGCCGTGTTCGCGCTCGCCGCCGAGCAGGCGGGCGTGCCGCTGCAGCGCTACGTGCACCGCGCCGACCTGCCCTGCGGCTCGACGATCGGACCGATCACCGCGGCCCGCACCGGCCTGAGCACCGTCGACGTGGGCGCACCGCAACTCGCGATGCACAGCGCCCGCGAGCTGATGGGCTCCGCGGACGTGGGCCTCTACGCGGCGGCGCTGGCCGCCTTCCTCGCCCCCGCGTGA